The Streptomyces sp. NBC_01298 genome contains the following window.
CGCCCAGGCGCAGGTAGCCGCGCAGCAGCGGGGGCAGTTCCATCCGGCCGGGGAAGTCGATGCCTTCGGGGTTCCACGGGAGGTGCGGGGTGACCCGGTACTCGACGGGCGCGAGGCTGCGGGTGAGGACGTTCTCCCGGGCGGCGGCGGCCAGCACCCCGCCGTCGGAGAGCGGTATGGAGCAGCAGCCGGCGAGCCAGTTGTGTCCGGAGCGGTCCATGTACCGGGCGAGGCCCGCCCAGATGAGGGCGATGACGGCGCCGTTGCGGTGGTCGGGGTGGACGCAGGAGCGGCCCACCTCGACCAGGTCGGGGCGGATGGGATCGAGGGAGGAGAGGTCGAACTCGCCCTCGGAGTAGAGGCGTCCGGCGACGGCCGCCCGTTCGGGGGGCAGCAGCCGGTAGGTGCCGACGACCTGCTCGGTCTCCTCGTCCACGACCAGGAGGTGGTCGCAGTAGGCGTCGAAGGCGTCGGAGTCCAGGCCCGGCTCGGGGCCGTCGAGTCGGGCGCCGAGCTCTCCGGC
Protein-coding sequences here:
- a CDS encoding GNAT family N-acetyltransferase, with translation MTIAPLSPSVVAPTSTVPPVSTVPRTSTVPPASLFTPAAPAPRAEDAPAPRYAVRLARDEAEVRAAQRLRHLVFAGELGARLDGPEPGLDSDAFDAYCDHLLVVDEETEQVVGTYRLLPPERAAVAGRLYSEGEFDLSSLDPIRPDLVEVGRSCVHPDHRNGAVIALIWAGLARYMDRSGHNWLAGCCSIPLSDGGVLAAAARENVLTRSLAPVEYRVTPHLPWNPEGIDFPGRMELPPLLRGYLRLGAWVCGEPALDAEFGCADLYVLLSLRRTNPRYLKHFLSLAPAA